Proteins from a genomic interval of Cryptococcus neoformans var. grubii H99 chromosome 8, complete sequence:
- a CDS encoding translation initiation factor eIF-2B subunit delta, with protein MSEQEPQVQPQQKQQKQKPQQPPSGELKAKSAKELKKEKRAAAVAARAIPTEGGAPEGSQGGRQTSSTTTSDGRRSPVIHLNSSSQNPPSSAGPSAARKPLNHFEHSAPTLSAIQQNLFFSHLPHQTPADTVSALETGKIHPIIVRVGVLMNSGQLRGANARTIGMMSAFKEVIRDYECPDQAVLWKDLPVYLSPMIAWLETCRPKGVGGGNAIRWLKSEINRLGEKGDKSEAEQKSYLVDAIGLYLRDRIEFADQVIADSAKEKVKPGDTVVTFARSSVVETVLLEAWTSMREQDPDASFNVVVVDSRPLLEGEKLLKVLTAAGLPCTYILLPLLSSILPQADLVLLGASALHSDGALYSRAGTAVVAMLAKEHRVPVVACVETYKFGERVVLDGVATNELGDVEGLLALPTKKPFALGKEGKPLPSNLTPLHVVYDVTPPSLITAVCTEIGFIPPSSVPTVLGKSGGVV; from the exons ATGTCCGAGCAAGAACCACAGGTCCAGCCCCAgcaaaaacaacaaaaacaaaaaccTCAACAACCTCCTTCAGGCGAACTCAAAGCCAAATCCGCCAAAGAGCTCAAAAAAGAGAAACGTGcggctgctgttgctgccCGAGCCATCCCTACCGAAGGAGGAGCTCCAGAAGGTTCACAAGGTGGTAGACAAACATCCAGCACTACCACTTCTGATGGCCGTCGTTCACCCGTAATTCATCtgaattcttcttctcaaaatcccccttcttcagccGGCCCCTCCGCCGCTCGCAAACCTCTCAACCACTTTGAACACTCAGCACCTACCCTCTCTGCTATCCAACaaaacctcttcttctcgcacTTGCCACACCAGACTCCTGCCGATACCGTCTCCGCTCTCGAAACGGGCAAGATCCACCCGATAATCGTCCGCGTAGGTGTGCTGATGAACAGCGGACAGTTGAGGGGTGCGAATGCGAGAACGATCGGGATGATGTCGGCGTTTAAAGAGGTGATTAGGGATTATGAGTGCCCTGATCAAGCGGTTTTGTGGAAGGATTTGCCAGTGTACTTGAGTCCGATGATTGCTTGGCTGGAAACTTGCAGGCCTAAAGGTGTGGGAGGCGGTAATGCTATCCGATGGTTGAAGAGTGAGATCAATAGGTTGGGTGAGAAGGGGGATAAGTCCGAGGCAGAG CAAAAATCTTATTTGGTCGATGCGATTGGTCTCTACCTTCGAGACAGAATAGAATTCGCCGACCAAGTTATTGCAGACAGCGcgaaggaaaaggtcaaGCCTGGAGACACTGTCGTTACCTTTGCTCG ATCATCCGTTGTCGAAACAGTCTTACTCGAAGCCTGGACCAGCATGCGAGAACAAGATCCCGATGCAAGCTTCAACGTCGTCGTGGTCGACTCTAGACCCCTTCTCGAAGGTGAAAAGCTGCTCAAAGTGCTCACCGCGGCCGGTCTTCCTTGCACTtacatcctcctccccctcctctcctccatcctccctcAAGCCGATCTCGTCCTTCTCGGCGCCTCCGCCCTCCACTCGGACGGTGCTCTCTACTCCCGCGCGGGTACGGCTGTCGTCGCCATGCTCGCCAAGGAACATCGTGTCCCAGTCGTGGCTTGTGTAGAGACGTACAAGTTTGGAGAACGTGTGGTGCTTGATGGTGTGGCGACAAATGAGTTGGGTGATGTGGAAGGTTTATTGGCCTTGCCGACAAAGAAGCCGTTTGCGTTGGGTAAGGAGGGTAAGCCGTTGCCGAGCAATTTGACCCCTTTGCATGTTGTGTACGATGTGACTCCGCCTTCGTTGATTACCGCGGTTTGCACAGAG ATTGGTTTCATTCCCCCAAGCTCTGTGCCAACCGTCCTCGGTAAATCCGGTGGCGTTGTGTGA
- a CDS encoding DNA repair protein, with the protein MSAPTTAPALTPDQARLAALNRLKAKNKLTSNTTSGNIPGPSNDNHGNAGPAYVNRREAIPSSARNMVQQQAEADKAKPLPLRRDPSLGKYFEYDLSKMRNSRGGFLTEEDKEGDRIKSVAELAREKERQLQMIREGEEPAIIPDRSPRCVECGTLEINYQFLKVFDVKICKSCEKKLPEKYSLLTKTECKEDYLLTDPELKDVDLLPHLLRPNPHASTYSNMMLFLREQVEKVAFEKWGGEEGLDNEWKRREVFKKRKREEKFEQGLRDLRKRTRNNLYQRKQEAQHVHEFEDVEEVYDEQEQTTKLLQRCFGCGSEQEVEVL; encoded by the exons ATGTCGGCGCCCACCACTGCACCGGCACTTACTCCTGATCAGGCCCGTTTGGCAGCTCTCAACAGGTTAAAAGCCAAGAACAAGCTTACTTCAAATACTACAAGCGGCAACATTCCGGGGCCAAGTAACGACAATCATGGCAACGCTGGACCAGCGTATGTCAACAGGAGGGAAGCGATACCGTCTTCAGCTAGAAATATGGTTCAGCAACAGGCAGAGGCAGACAAGGCAAAACCACTGCCTTTACGGCGTGATCCTTCTCTG GGGAAATACTTTGAATACGATCTCTCCAAGATGCGAAATTCTAGAGGAGGTTTCctgacggaagaagataaagaaggtGACCGAATCAAGTCTGTTGCGGAATTagcgagggagaaggagaggcagTTGCAGATGATaagggagggggaagaacCGGCGATCATACCGGATAGGTCACCGAGATGTGTGGAGTGTGGGACGCTGGAGATTAATTATCAGTTTCTGAAG GTGTTTGATGTTAAAATATGTAAGAGTTGTGAAAAGAAACTCCCCGAAAAGTACTCTTTGTTGACAAAGACAGAATGCAAGGAA GATTACCTCCTCACAGATCCAGAGCTCAAAGATGTCGACCTGCTACcccacctcctccgccCAAACCCTCATGCGTCAACGTACAGCAATATGATGTTATTCTTACGAGAGCAAGTTGAAAAAGTGGCATTCGAGAAATGgggcggagaggaagggttAGATAATgaatggaaaaggagagaagtgttcaaaaagcggaagagagaggaaaagtTTGAGCAAGGATTGAGAGA TCTTCGGAAAAGGACGAGAAATAACCTGTACcaaagaaaacaagaagCTCAACATGTCCATGAgtttgaagatgttgaggaaGTGTACGATGAGCAAGAACAGACGACTAAGTTGCTCCAAAGATGTTTTGGATGCGGTTCCGAGCAAGAAGTGGAGGTTCTTTGA